The genomic DNA GCAAGGAGCTGATCGCGCTGGCCGATGGCTACCGGGAGTCGACCGAGTCGTGGGCCGACCTGCTGCGCGATGCCAAGCGGCGCGGTATGCGCGCCCCGGTGCTGGCTGTCGGGGACGGCGCGCTCGGCTTCTGGGGTGCGCTACGCGAGGTGTTCCCGCAGGCCAAGGAGCAAAGATACTGGTTCCACAAGATCGCGAACGTGCTGGGGGCGCTACCGAAGTCCGCGCAGCCCGGCGCGAAGAAAGCGCTCGCGGAGATCTGGAACGCCGAGGATAAGACGCACGCCCTGTCGGCGGTAGCGGCGTTCAAAGCCGCCTACGGCGCCAAGTACCCCAAGGCGGTGGCCAAGGTCACCAACGACGTCGAGGAGCTGCTGGCGTTCTACGACTATCCGGCTGAGCACTGGATCCATCTGCGCACCACGAATCCGATCGAGAGCACCTTCGCCACGGTCAGGCACCGGACCAAGGTCACCAAGGGGCCCGGCTCACACGCGGCCGGGCTGGCCATGGCCTTCAAACTGATCGAGTCGGCCCAGGCCCGCTGGCGCGCGGTCAACGCACCTCACCTGGTGGCTCTGGTCCGTGCTGGGGCGACGTTCCTCAACGGCAAACTCGTCGAACGCCCCGAGGAAACCCCGGCCATAGAGGAGTCCACAATAGCCGCTTAAAAGATCTTGATCCACAAGTCTTGACGATTGCTCCCCAGGCGGCGCAGGAACGACCTATGCGCTCGCCTGCCCGCATGAGTACCAATAGTGAGCCTGTGGCCTGCGAGTTTGGCCACCAGGGCCGCGGTATCCCAGCGGATTTCAAGGGTGGCGGTGTATGTGACACTGAACGACACGTGAAGCCTCGGGTTCAGAAGTTGATCTCCAAACAAGACCACTCCTGCCAGGGGCTTCGCGTATTCCCTCTCCGGGGTCCGCTGCCCCTGCCATCAAGATGATCACTCGCCATCAATGGTCGCTTACACGGAAGAGCTCACTGTACTCACGTGATTCGTATCCTAATTTGGCAAAAGTGTAACGTCGACTGGTTTTGGGCGGATAGCTGAATATGGATGCTATTGAGCTTGCCAATCAGGCTATGCCCTATGTAACTGCCGCGATCGGAGCGTACGGATTGGCGGTGCTGACTAAGACGCAGGATCTTGTGGCTGATGAGTCGGTGAATCTCGGGCGGCGACTGCTGCAGCGTTTCATTAACGGTGCGCAGAACAAAAAACGGATCGAGGCGGCAGTCGAGGACGTCACCGACACACCTGACGACGAAGACAGTCACGCTGCGCTGCGCGGTCAGCTCAAGAGAGCGCTGGCGGCCGATCCCGATCTACTCAAGGACATCGCCGAGATGCTGCGCAACGCTGGGGGTGCCGTGATTGCGGGCAATGAGCGCAGCCAGATCGTCAACGCCAACCTCATCGGAGGCGACAACCTACAGATCGGCGAGGCCCGGGACATCACCTTCCGCCGACGCTGATCGTTCCCATGCACAACGGATCATGGATGAAGACAGTATCGCTGTGCATCCTATGCCTGCTGCTTCTCACTCGGGAGCCATTACTACCGCAGCCGTTTCCCCTTATGGAAGGCACTCAGCCACTGGCTACGGGTACCCGCACTCTCCGATGGCAGACCGCCATCTCCAAGGGCTGGTTTCATACCCTCTATGCGAGAAAAACACTGATTGTGGCCGAGAAGATGCTCATCACCGGCCGTGATCCGAGAACTGGCAGCAAGCGCTGGACTCTGGATGCCTCTGGTGTGGACGGCTACAACCCACCAGTGGATCGGCTGGTGGCTAGCGGTGAGCACGTGGTTGCGATCACTCCGAGCAAACAGGAGAGCCACGAGGAGAGCACTACACGGGGCGACACCATGTCAGTCATAGACGTCCGCACCGGAGCGCTCCTATGGAGTCTCGCGTCTGGTGCGTACGGCGCAGAGCAGCATTTCAACTTCCTTGGCGTCGGCTCGGGTCACGCTGTCATCTACATGTCGGTCCTCGGGATACTCAGAGGGCTCGATATAAGGGACGGCCGACGCCGGTGGGATTCGCCGCTGCCCACTGGCTGCAGAGGTATGTCCGGCCATGCGGACGCGTGGGTTGTCGGGCTGTTGGTGAGCTGCGGCGGGCGGATGAGCTTACGGGCCCTGGACCCACGCACCGGAGACCTGTTGTGGGAGCGAGATGTCTACCCTGAAGGACAGTCCATCGTCTATGTGACCGGTGGCGTGGTCGGACTGGGAAGCGACGGCGTCATAACCGTCCATGATTATTCGGGCCGATTGTTGTACGAGCAAGCAAGCTCAATCATGGACGATCTGGCTGCGACTGCTGAGGGAATCGTCATCAGCAGATACGACCAGGGCACTCAAGAGCTGACGGCCGACACAGTGGACCGGCTTACTGGACGGGTGACGCACATCCGCGATCTCTCCGACCTGCACGTGCTCGAAGGGCGTGTCTATGCCGCCAAACGGATGGAGGACGAACTCCAGGGCTACGAACTCGTGATCATCGACCCGGTGATCGGCGATCAGACTTCTGTGACCACCTTCCCCCGTCATTCAAGCCTGCTGGGAATCATCCCTGAAGGACTGCTCATGGTGCCTCGTGAGAACGCATCTCCGATCCTGGCCGTCTACGACACCACCCCACCGCCGGAGACCGATCCCGGGTTGGCACTTCGAGGTGGTGTGGGGCGCGAGCGATGGCCCAATGCGTGTGCCCTTATTCCAGCCTTCGCGCTCGCCGCCCACAACCCCAAGGTTGGTTACCGGGCGCACGCTCGGCCCGCGCCTACGGGACTCGGACTGTCCACACCGATTTCCTGCGACCTGGTGCCGGATGATGATCAATCTTCTGCGCTGGCGGTCAGCATCCTGTGGGTGGGATTGAACAGACGGGAAGCAGGGAATGTCTTGTATGCCACGCTGGAGTCCGACTTCCGGGAGTTGGATCCTGCGTCGGCCATCTCCACCCCCAGCCCAGGTGTGGACCTCTACGTAGACCACACGGGTGGTGACACAGCGATCGTGAGGGTGGGGGAGACACTTGTCCGTATCGACGGCGCGGGCTCCCTACAGGCCACTCGTCTGCTGGCTCTTGAGATCGCTCGGCACTTGCAGAGAGCAACGTGACGGTTCGCAAGCCCGATGAGCAGCCCCCCAAGCGATCCGGTGTGTACCAGGAGTTAAACAGCACGACAGTGCACGGGGACTCCAACCAGATTGGCACCGCGCGGGACGTGACCTTCTTCTATCTCTTCGGTCGCCTGTCTCGGTGGAAGCTTCTCGCCATTGCGCTTGGTCTGGTTATCGCCGTCACGGTACGTAACTACTGGTCGGAAGTCACCGACTGGGCTCGCGACCTCTCTGGAGATCCGGCTCTGATCGCCACGATCAGTTCGCCCCTCAATGCTGGGGACTCGGTGGCCATGGTGGACCAGCTGGCATCCGATGAGCACGGCCTGCTCCTACGGGGCCCTAGCCGGCAACAGTTGCGCGCGTTGCTAGACCGTCATCGTGCAGCGCGTGTCAGAAGCATGAACGTTGTCGTCATCTTGCAGGGCCGCCGCAACCACCCCATAAGGATCATTGACGTCCGTCCTCGTGTCATCGCGGCCGCCAGTAATCCCTCCGGTACCTGCCTCACTCTTCCTCTCCAGGGCACAGTCGAGGAATTTGAGATCAAAGCCGATCTCGATCGGATGCGCCCTGACGGTACCAAGTCGCGTTACCTGCCCAAGAGCATTGATCTGACCGACGGTGAGCGCGCGACGATCGACATCACGGTTACAGCCGAGCAGCGGTGGTACGAGTGGGAGATAGAGGTCATCTATATCCGCGGCTCCGGACCGGAGCCCTCCTCGGCGTTCTTTCGACTTTCCGACGGCCAGCCCTTCAGGGTCACAGGTGAGGCGCCCAGGTATGCAACGACCTACCACGACCCCAGCCTTATCGGTATCGGC from Streptosporangium sp. NBC_01756 includes the following:
- a CDS encoding IS256 family transposase; the encoded protein is MPLTVVPEFPADDLDGTAGAASPSLIDQIVREGARKMLAAALQAEVDAYIAAFADERDSHGRRLVVRNGSHQPREILTAAGAIEVTAPRVNDKRIDEATGERRRFSSAILPAWARKTPRITEVLPLLYLHGLSSGDFVPALGQFLGSATGLSAPVITRLTEQWKAEQRAFAARDLSAVDYVYLWADGIHVNIRLEEHKLCLLVVIGVRADGRKELIALADGYRESTESWADLLRDAKRRGMRAPVLAVGDGALGFWGALREVFPQAKEQRYWFHKIANVLGALPKSAQPGAKKALAEIWNAEDKTHALSAVAAFKAAYGAKYPKAVAKVTNDVEELLAFYDYPAEHWIHLRTTNPIESTFATVRHRTKVTKGPGSHAAGLAMAFKLIESAQARWRAVNAPHLVALVRAGATFLNGKLVERPEETPAIEESTIAA
- a CDS encoding outer membrane protein assembly factor BamB family protein, translating into MKTVSLCILCLLLLTREPLLPQPFPLMEGTQPLATGTRTLRWQTAISKGWFHTLYARKTLIVAEKMLITGRDPRTGSKRWTLDASGVDGYNPPVDRLVASGEHVVAITPSKQESHEESTTRGDTMSVIDVRTGALLWSLASGAYGAEQHFNFLGVGSGHAVIYMSVLGILRGLDIRDGRRRWDSPLPTGCRGMSGHADAWVVGLLVSCGGRMSLRALDPRTGDLLWERDVYPEGQSIVYVTGGVVGLGSDGVITVHDYSGRLLYEQASSIMDDLAATAEGIVISRYDQGTQELTADTVDRLTGRVTHIRDLSDLHVLEGRVYAAKRMEDELQGYELVIIDPVIGDQTSVTTFPRHSSLLGIIPEGLLMVPRENASPILAVYDTTPPPETDPGLALRGGVGRERWPNACALIPAFALAAHNPKVGYRAHARPAPTGLGLSTPISCDLVPDDDQSSALAVSILWVGLNRREAGNVLYATLESDFRELDPASAISTPSPGVDLYVDHTGGDTAIVRVGETLVRIDGAGSLQATRLLALEIARHLQRAT